One region of Candidatus Electrothrix rattekaaiensis genomic DNA includes:
- a CDS encoding phosphatase PAP2 family protein: MLKKNFIEPAAVTAALLLVTGILWLTDADRFITSLVPRDHVIAAALPECDRAWPVGNLFPWNILYKLAPVPAMLLAVSSSLVLLIGFFKSQFSPWRKKAVFILLLLALGPGLVINVVLKGHLGRPRPRQIVEFGGTYEFTQSWQPGTGGSNSSFPSGHAAIAFFLMAPWFILRDKKPRYAEAFLMSGLLFGILVGIARILQGGHFVSDILWAGGLLYLLGNLLGLALGVYKGGPADHCSG; encoded by the coding sequence ATGCTTAAAAAAAACTTTATCGAACCGGCAGCAGTCACTGCTGCACTCCTGTTGGTCACAGGTATCCTCTGGCTCACCGATGCTGATCGTTTTATCACCTCTCTTGTCCCGCGTGATCATGTTATTGCCGCAGCTCTTCCTGAATGCGACAGGGCATGGCCTGTGGGCAATCTTTTTCCCTGGAATATCTTGTATAAGCTTGCACCGGTTCCGGCTATGCTGCTTGCGGTTTCCTCTTCGCTTGTTCTGTTGATCGGTTTTTTCAAATCACAGTTCTCCCCCTGGCGCAAGAAGGCGGTTTTTATTCTTCTCCTGCTTGCTCTCGGGCCGGGGTTGGTGATCAATGTTGTGCTCAAGGGGCATCTCGGTCGCCCCCGACCCCGCCAGATTGTTGAATTCGGCGGTACGTATGAATTCACGCAATCTTGGCAGCCCGGTACCGGCGGCAGTAACAGCTCTTTCCCCTCCGGTCACGCTGCAATCGCTTTTTTTCTTATGGCTCCCTGGTTTATCCTACGAGATAAGAAACCGCGTTATGCTGAGGCCTTTTTAATGAGCGGGTTGCTTTTCGGAATTTTGGTTGGAATCGCCAGAATTCTTCAGGGGGGCCATTTTGTCAGTGATATCTTATGGGCAGGCGGGTTGCTGTATCTCTTAGGAAATCTTTTGGGCTTGGCCTTAGGGGTATATAAGGGCGGACCTGCTGATCATTGCAGTGGATGA
- a CDS encoding DUF4411 family protein — translation MDYCLDSNVFIQAKNAHYHFSICPGFWDWLVFRVGTVGSINPVFEELRNGNDELKDWAEEIKGSHFFADVTEPAVQEIFSSIASYAVENYKPHVADEFLSGADPWLIAFAKVNSCITVTHEAYNPVAKRKILIPNICEVFEVDYTDCFTMLRNLNVRFVLEESQNGE, via the coding sequence ATGGATTACTGTCTGGACAGCAACGTATTTATTCAGGCCAAAAATGCTCACTACCATTTTTCTATCTGCCCCGGTTTCTGGGACTGGCTTGTCTTTCGGGTCGGGACAGTGGGTTCTATTAATCCTGTTTTTGAAGAGTTACGGAACGGCAACGATGAATTGAAAGATTGGGCTGAAGAGATAAAAGGCTCTCATTTCTTTGCCGATGTGACGGAACCTGCTGTTCAGGAAATATTCAGCTCAATTGCCAGTTATGCCGTGGAGAATTACAAACCGCATGTAGCCGATGAATTTCTTTCAGGGGCCGATCCCTGGCTGATAGCCTTTGCCAAAGTCAACAGCTGTATTACGGTAACCCATGAGGCATACAACCCGGTGGCAAAGAGAAAGATTCTTATCCCCAATATCTGCGAAGTATTTGAAGTCGATTATACAGACTGTTTCACCATGCTGAGAAATCTGAACGTTCGCTTTGTTCTGGAAGAAAGCCAGAACGGAGAATGA
- a CDS encoding XRE family transcriptional regulator — protein MPEAFITPHVLSWARKRAQFSTDAAAHKVKVRPEQFLAWEEGQKRPTFRQAQLLAKAFHVPFGYFFLPAPPKQEPDIPDLRTVGSRTMPGFSPDFLDLYNDILRKQDWFREYRMQEGAQPLPFIGKFSMTDDYRVVAEDIRQVLSVDEARSSARNWEQFITCLIEQAENAGILVMRNSIVGNNTHRPLSVDEFRGFALSDPVAPLIFINSRDAKSAQIFTLAHELVHLWIGQSGVSNPLLNKEKKGKRGKKVETFCNRTAAEVLAPEAQFLTDWNSEIPAQDNIALLAQQYRVSQLVIARRGYDLDVLPYDTLQDFYWQAVHYDQKKKNKLSESPGGPKSDTMRKFRNGNLFSQAVAAAALEGRLLLRDAGSLLGIKPAGLKQYADFLTGK, from the coding sequence ATGCCTGAAGCCTTTATTACTCCGCATGTGCTCAGTTGGGCAAGAAAACGGGCGCAGTTCAGCACGGATGCTGCTGCGCATAAGGTAAAGGTGCGTCCAGAGCAGTTCCTTGCTTGGGAGGAAGGCCAAAAAAGACCGACCTTCCGACAGGCGCAACTCCTTGCCAAGGCATTTCATGTGCCGTTCGGGTACTTCTTTCTGCCTGCACCGCCGAAACAGGAGCCGGATATACCCGACCTGCGGACTGTGGGCAGCAGAACTATGCCCGGTTTCAGCCCTGATTTTCTTGACCTGTACAACGATATTCTGCGTAAACAGGATTGGTTCCGGGAATACCGTATGCAGGAGGGCGCACAGCCGTTGCCCTTTATCGGTAAATTCTCCATGACGGATGATTACCGGGTGGTGGCGGAGGATATACGGCAGGTGCTGTCTGTCGATGAGGCCCGCAGTTCCGCCCGAAATTGGGAACAGTTCATCACCTGCCTGATTGAACAGGCCGAGAATGCCGGTATTCTTGTTATGCGTAATTCCATTGTCGGCAACAACACCCACCGCCCGCTCTCCGTTGATGAGTTCCGGGGCTTTGCCCTCAGTGACCCGGTTGCACCGCTTATCTTCATCAACTCCCGCGATGCCAAATCCGCCCAAATCTTCACCCTTGCCCATGAGCTGGTTCATCTCTGGATCGGACAGAGCGGGGTTTCTAATCCGCTGCTGAACAAAGAGAAAAAAGGCAAACGCGGAAAGAAGGTGGAAACCTTCTGCAACAGGACGGCTGCGGAGGTGCTGGCACCTGAAGCACAATTTCTGACGGACTGGAACAGCGAGATTCCGGCACAGGACAATATTGCCCTGCTTGCTCAACAGTACCGGGTCAGTCAGTTGGTTATTGCCCGGCGTGGATACGATCTGGACGTGTTGCCCTATGATACGTTGCAGGATTTTTATTGGCAGGCTGTCCACTATGACCAAAAGAAGAAAAATAAACTATCTGAAAGTCCAGGCGGTCCAAAATCTGACACCATGCGCAAGTTCAGAAACGGCAACCTGTTTTCCCAAGCTGTAGCGGCTGCGGCCCTTGAAGGAAGACTGCTGTTGCGGGATGCCGGTTCTCTGCTGGGGATCAAACCGGCTGGCCTGAAACAATATGCGGACTTTCTGACAGGAAAATAA